Within Lolium rigidum isolate FL_2022 chromosome 5, APGP_CSIRO_Lrig_0.1, whole genome shotgun sequence, the genomic segment AAAAGACGGACACGagtgttgcagcaatggctaactttttgtCTAAACAAAATCCTAGTCCTAATGACGGCTAAAAATTAAAGGTTTTCGATGCAACACCATATTAATATATGGAAGAAAGTATGAAGTATAATCTTGAATATTTCTCCAAGTCTTCAATCATCATTATTGTGGCTTCAAAGttttgaaatctccacttgtggcatccTCTTAAATCCTCCAATGCTTGTTGTCATCTTCATGTATGATCATGCTCCAGTGTTTGTCCCTCTGGtttatgctaggtccatcattcctaagaataaaaaacacatatgatttaagcaccatcatattctcatgtgtgTGAGAAATAGCTCCAAGATACAAAAGTACCTGATAATTAAGTTGTTTGGTACAAGCTCGAGTGATAGGTACTTGTCGGATGACCAATAAGCTAGTTCGCACATAGGCTCACTAGGTACCCTGGTTTGTTTATATACCACACTTGTATCAATATTTTTTATTAATACAATTACAGTATGGTATAAAACTTATATTATGAATTACTGagatataataataaatactcttattatttgcctctaggcACTATCTCCAACAACTTCCTCTAGATTATTGGCTCCCtagcgattccattgactttgttTTGGTAGCCACCCATTTTGTTTGATGTCACCTCTTGTTCCTCGTTGTAATTCTCCTCTCCTGTAGTCCCTGTAAATTTTACTTATGTGTTTGTAAGAACATGCCCTACCATGGTGCTTTCGAGTAATATATCATGAGTGGTGGGGATTGATCCCCTATTATTCACGGGAAAAGTAATTTTCCCAACTAACTGTATATATGCATATATTAATGTGGGATGAGAAACTAGGTACAATATCATGGGAATTAGGAATTTTTAACCTTGGCTGAGATTTTCGTCCTAAAATGTGATATAGTCATAGAAGCCTTAATTGTGTTTGTTTAATTACACTGATGCACTTAATTGTGGAAATAGCTTTTATTGGGTCGATCAGAAAGAGGTAGGTAGGAGATGAGGAGAGGAGACGCCATTACTGAAATCGCACAATAGCTTAGCTCATAGTCAACATCTGAGAGCCCAACACGCTCACTATATTAATTTCTAGCATCAAGCTAGTCAAAAGTCATATATTATTACTTATTGTATAATCACATTACACTTTAACGTTTCAACCTTTCAGAACACTTCTCGTCTTTGTACACACTTTACTGACAAAACCAGAAATACTTTCCTTACTAAACTATTAGTGTTAAAAGCAAAATTGGTCAGTTGAAAATTAGAGCTCCAATTCCAGTGTGTAACAATAGAGTAACATGATTAGAGATCCCTCTTtcggttatgactataaccaagcGAAATTTCATATTAAAATCCCTACCGTAGGGACAAAAAGTTAGGTTATGTCAACCTTAAAATGCACCAAATCAATTGAGGATTTTTTTATCCTTAGTATGAGAAGATCCATATAGGTTCACTAAGTTACATTTCAAACATATATTTTATACATTAAATTCATTATAATCCTTAACTAAGAAGATCAACAAAAGACGAACACCACTTCTATCCTCCTTCACTCCCATATGTAGACGACCAGATTCACCAACAAAATATTGCCAAATTCCAATGTATGCAACACCAATTGACACCTAACAAACATGGATTAGTtaagtttttatttttattttactgtACACATATAAAATCTGATTTCATGCTTAGATATACCTTCTTTTAGAATTCTCTTATTTTGCAGGACCTCCTAAGTGTCTAACATTCCAAAATAGACcaatcatttaaatcatctttgtATGTAGTACCATGGGTTTAATATTTGATTCCATAGGTGTGGTCCATCAAACACTAGATTAACTTAGAGAAACCAACCGAATAATACATTCACTTAACTCCTCTTAATCTAATTCCGAATCAAAACAAGATAAACAATCTTTAACATTTATCATCTTTGTCAATAGTTTCCTAATATTCTTTTCTTGTACCAGCTAAAATAAAATTACACCTATCATGTTCTAGACTATTAAACACGGCGTTGGCAGCACACCGGTGTCTATGACGTTGCCTCGGCAAATGAAGCCATTCAACGATGTCGGCGGCCCACCTATTCAAGCTATTGGTTGTCGTTCCCTCTTGATTGTTGGCTCCCTACGGTTCCGTTGACTTTGTTTTGCCAACCTCTTCTTCTGTTTGATGTCGCCTCTTTTTTTCGTTGTAATTCTCTTCTCTATTACCCCCTGTAAATTTTACCTATCTATTTGTAAGAACATGCCCTGTCAGGGTGCTTTCAAGTAATATATCACGATCGGTGGGGATTTATCCCCTATTATTCGTGGGAAAAAAGAATTTCCCCAACTAACTCGTATGCATATAATAACGTGTGGGATGAATAACTAGGTAAATATCGTGGGAAATTGGAAAGTTTTCGTTGATTGGGATTTTTATCTTAAACTGGGCGATCAAAAGATGGCAGGCGGGAGATCAGACGAGGAGACACCATTGCACAATAGCTTCGCTCATAGTCAACATCTGAGAACCCAACACACTCACTATATTAATTTGTAGTATCAAGCTAGTCAAAATCCATATTATTACATATTCTGTACTCACTTTCCACTTTAAGTTTTCAACCTTTTCAGAACACTTCTCATCTTTGTACATACGTTACTAGTAACAAAAGTGTAAAGATTCTCTTTACTAAACTAATAGCTCCACTTCCAGTGTGTAACAACAGAGTACCATGATTACAGATCCCTCTTTGGGTTTTGACTATAACTAATCGAAATTTCATATTAAAATCTGTACCTATGGAAAAAAGGCAAGTTATAACAACCTAAAAATGCACCAAATCAACTGAGCAATTTGTTTATCCTTGGTATTGGAAGCTCTATATATGTTCAGTAAGTTCCATTTCAAACATATATTTATACATTAATATCAATATGGTCATCAACCAACAAGATCAACAAACATGAAAATCCAATCTATAATGTTTCACCCCCATAAGTAGATGACCAGATGCACCAACAAAAGATTCCCAAATCCAAATATACCCGGCACTCCAGTGGCCACTTCCAAACATGGATTAGTGAAGCATTTCTTTTTAGTTCATTGTACAcataaaaaaaaatctaatttGATGTTTAGTTGTAGTTTCTTTGAGAATCCTCTTATTTCCAGAACCGTCGGCTAGATTTCCAAAATAGACCAAATCAtattaaatatttatttcaacTTTTTTAATCGTCTAGCATTACAAAATAGACCAATCATTTAAATAAGTTTTCTTTCCATGTAGTACTGTGGGCTGCACATTAGATTGCATAGGCGATAATCCATGAAACACTAGATTTACTTAGAGAAACCAACTAAATAATACATCCATTTAACTTCTCTTCATCTACAAAACCAGATAAAAAAAATTCTTAACACTCATCAACTTCATCAATAATTTTCTCATCTTCTTTTATTTTACCAGCTAAAAGCAAAGTACAACTACCATGTTCTAGACTCTTAAACATGGAAATAGGATCATATACTTCCTCTTGAGAAATAGGATCATATCAGCTAAGCCCCACGCGATGAGTTTGTCGATATCACCGGTGGTCCTCATTGCGTTTTGGCTCCAAGTCTCTTCGAGGTTATGTCTTTCTTATTGGCGAATTGTGGGCTGCTCCGTCTCGACGTCGTGATGCGGTTTGGCATGTTGGCAGCACACCGGTGTATGTGACGTTCCCTCGGCAAATCAGGTCCTTCGATGGGGTCGGCAACACACCGGTGCCTATGACGTTGTGCCTCGGGAAATCAGGTCCTTTGACAACATCGGTGGCCCACCTCGTCAAGCTATTGGTTGTCGCTCCCTCTAGATTGTAGCTGACTACGGGTTTGGTTTGACTCTGTTTTGGTAACCTCCCGTTTCGCTTTGATGCCGCCTCTTGTTTTTGTTGTAATTCTCCTCTCTTGTATCCCCTCATCTGCACGAAGGTGCTTTCGAGTAATATATCACAAGCAGTGGGGATTGATCCCCCATTATTATCGGGGAAAAAAGAATTGCCCAACTAACACTTAGGCATATGGCAATGTGACATGAGAAACTATATTTGTACCTGGCTTATTTCTAAAATTATGGAGCACAATATTTAGGGAGGTTTTCCTTGGCTAGAATTTTGGTCCTAGGCTGGGTTATAGCCGTAGCAGCCCCAGGCAGGCCTCTCTGCAGAGCAACATTAACTGTGCTTGTTTACACTGATGTGATCACTTACGGAGATAGCTCTTATGAGGGCGATCAGAAAAAGGCAGGCAGGAGATCAGCCGCGGAGGTGCCATCACACAATAGATGCGCAGGTGCCTTTAAACCGCAGATGGCACAGCTATAGCTGTTGCCTCGCGCATGCAGGGGGTGGAGAGCAAGTGCGTATGCGCAGACGATGCATTTGTGTTCGTCCGTCCGTCCACTGGACATTATGGTGCATTTGTAAGCACGCAGAAACCGCAGAGACGACGACGATCGATGTAGCTAGAGGTGAGCGATGCCGAAATAAATCTAGCTAGCTGTGATCGATGCCGAGTGCGTACtacgtcgtcgtcgtcctggtcgtcctcctcctcctcctaggcTTCGTCTACTCTCGCTCGAAATCAATCCGGCCCTGCCTGTGACGCAACGATGAGCCGCTTGAATCGCATTGCACCGCATGCCATTACTCCAACCTCGGCTGGGCTGGGCTTCCCCCAACTGCATGCATTCATGTGGATTTGTTACTTTCTCTACGTGCCCTTTTTTCAAGCTATTCTTCAACCGAACTACTAGCATACCTTCAACAACAAAAACATCTATTAATGTTTGATTTTCTTGGCTAGATGATCTCACCGGTCCAAATTAATTTAGGCTGAATGAGTAAgatatttctttcttttctttgccGATTGATCACGGCCGTTGGATCCTTAATCGGGTAGTCCTCGAGGCCGTGCTCTTGCTGCCTCGAGGCAGAGGAGCGGATCTTACTTCTTCCGCGACATCCGCCGTGCAGACACAAGTTCAGCTCCTGCAGAGCCTTGTCCGTCATGTATAATTGGGCAATGATGCCCTTGTTTATTCATTTTTTGCTTTTTTTCGGTGTGCCTGTCAGTCAGTCGCTGCAGTGAGCACCGATGCCTGCACTGCACTTCCCAGAGGTCGATGCTTCAACAGTCCATGCCTCGTCTGACAGTCGATCTGAGCCGTAGTTTCACCCGCCAGATGCTCGAGACATCTCACTGAAAGACCAACAGAGCTGTGCCTGCATGCTCCTCAAATACTGAAAACCCAACTGTATGCTTTTAAAACGCTGTCATCTTCAATATTTCGCCCAGAGATGGAAGCGATTCCTGCCATCTTCAACATTTCGCCCAGAGATGGAAGCGATTCTGAACAAAGAAAATACTAGCACCAAGAATTGTAGACTATCCAATCCATGGGGCTCGAAGTACCCATTGCATTTCTCAATTCTCATACATATAAACTGAAAAACCTGACGAAAATACAGTTGACTTGATTATTGAAAAGATCATTTCCGAGCTGCTGCGTACCGTTATTTAGGTCTAATCACCCCTTGCATTTCTTCACCGAAACAGGGGATTGATTACAGATTTAAACGACCACAGCTACTACAACAGCAATTGAAAACTAGCCATAATGCTAATTAAACTGACCACCTCATGACAACCTAGCAACATAAAGGGAAGTAACTACTACTGGTACTAACTAAGTAGCCTGCAGAGGACCTGCAGCCCTGTCCAGTGGATGATCCAACGGCGGTCACTCCCTCTCCTCCAGCCTCCAAGGTTTCGTGCATCGTCGGAGCTGACCATCCGTGTGAGCATCCACTGGACAGGCACGCGCCCGCACCGCCGGTCTTCACTTGCGCCTGCCGCGCTTCTTCTCACCGTCTGCGGAGGCGccggcaccaccgccgccgccagcaccctGCTGGAGGAGGTCCACGAGGCAGGGCTGCTTGCAGTTGATGCAGGTGGGGAAGTCCTTCTTGGCCACCATGCAGTACATGAGGCACCGCGTGCAGGCCCCGATCACCATCGGCGACTTGCTTCCGGGGCTGCCGTCCGATGACACGCACGAGCTCGGCGAGGAAGACCCGCTGTCGTCGTGGCCGTCTACCTCCATCATCACTGGCGGCGACAGGTTCAGCTGCAGCTCCAGCCTCGCGCCGCCGTTGCCGTTGCCATTGCCGCGGTTCATGGCTCGCACACAACCAACACTGCATAAACAAGAGTATTAGTACAAGACACACAGTACTAGATATgcatgaggaagaagaacacggACCAGAGCAGAGTTGCTACCTGAACCTTGTGAAGAGGAGAGAAGAGAGAGCTGAGCTTTGATGTGTATTTGGTTGATGGCTTTGTAAGGTCCGAAGGTCCTTATATAGGGGTGTCACAAGTAGGAGGGGAGGTCAATGCTTCTCTTTACTTGGTATTAATGCAAAACAGCTAGGACCCTTCGTCCGCTTCCCCTTCTCCCTTCCATATCTCTTCTTCAAGTCTACCTTCCACTCCCTGCGATCTTGCAGCATGGTTCTAGCTGTGTTGGAGATCATGAAGTTagcttttgaaaaaaaaaatatccTTAAAAAAATGTTTACTAAATAATAGAATGCAAGTTAGCATATCTACAAACAAAATGCAGAACAGGAAAAACCTATTGCGAAAAGTTTTTTCAGTCACAGTTTTTAGGCCAAATTTACTCGTACTTGAGTGGTTGCCCTCCATGTATTCATGACGAAGCTGCCAATCTATGATCATTATACATCACCTTGCTGTTGGCAGTAGCTGTGTGCAGTGTCACCATCTTGAACGCCCTTTACTGATGCAATTTATGCGTCAGCTGCTTGGAGGAGTAGCAAAAATATATCTAGTGCATCAATGTGTCACTGGTTACGTGAGTAAATACATCTTAAATAGGAAATGCGCCACTTTAGGTAAATGGTGTCTTCAAGTGAGCGGCGAGGTCGTAAATGGAGTATATATATCTTTGCAGCCTGCCCTTCAATGCTCTTTGCCCTTCAATGAAATCCTGCAGCCCATTAACTCCAACTTTGATGTGAAATGACATCTCACCCAAAAACAAGCGAGCTTTTATAACCCTATTGCATCTTTATTTCAATTCTTACAGGGAGTACTTACGAAGGGGAGTTTACTCTTGACAGTATGATCTGACAGGAAACTTTATAGCATTGTAGGGTTGACTCGGGGTAGCTTTGTAGTATCTACAGATACAAGTAACAGTGAGATCCTTGGGAGAGTAGGCAAATCTTTCATGCAATGCTTATTCTGCAGGAACCTTCAGGAGACACCAACAGCGAGAAATGCAGCAACTATCGAAAGTATCTACACATTTGATACCTACAAACCATACTAAAAAAGAAACATGACAATAATCAGATTACATTAATATTCTACTGATTTGAAGTTCCAAAAGTCTCAAAAGTCCAAACTTACGTCAATTCATCCATGATAGGTATACAACATGTCTCACCCATGTTATACACCTAAATATACAATCTTTAAAAGGATAAGCGATTAGACAGGTAGCAATCTATGAAATAATTTGTTAAATAGAACATTGAAATCCTAACCACATACAGCAACGGAATCATCACGACCTCATACATATATAAATATGATATAAACAATAGAATGATTCTGAAAGAGTGAGGGTTAACAACCAAATGGGGTTTTGACCTTATTACATATATGCACAAAGACTTTTCAAAGGAACATACTGTATGATATTGTACGTACATTGACAGTACTAGCAGTAGTAGAtcactttttttttcgaaatgggggaaatatcgccccagcttctgcatccaaaggatgcacacggttttTTATTAGATTGTTCACgaaaccttacaagaaacaatacaaaagatcaatctcgaagcaacctaactatacctacagtgggatgtagagggtgacaatacaccaactcacatcatccaaactaaatgccttcccaaaccgcccaatagcaggtgagaagcacatccgatCAAGcgagactctcagcgcacgccaacgcccacgccacgggagttgctcccgccgtcttcctcgactccatcttcaagagagataatCGCATTAACcatgcaagacctgccgtcgatgccaccatggccGCGAACAGCTCCACCAACCTGCacctatacatcatcccgcatctgtcgttgataccctgcagcaccatgccactgagactcagcgccaacaatgtggtagatgaacaccactccacggaaaaccgccaacatccagcagctactccaaaaacgatgccccaagaggtagaacgacgcagggcgcgccgccatcgtccgatccgggagacccagacctagggtttcccccggagcagcacaagtgagagaccgcagactgcgacgacgatgccttcaagaagttaGCGGCgtgacacgtcgccatcgtccgctaaccgaggtcggagcacggttttcaccggcagccgcgcatccccaactcgccgagtgtagtgccaagacggacaaagatgatgccttcgacaaggtaacgacatcgaccgacgccgccatcatcctccaagaccgaggtcgaggctcagttttcaccggccgccatgacaccccggactagatcaccattgccggaaacctgtgtgagatcccatgatcccccacacaagacaaccagcctggccgaccacctccgacgaagaagaaggccgcctcctccgtcgaacccgaggctgctgccccgggcatcCTCGTGCCGCGGGAAGATCCCGAGGTCACCACCCCGCACCGGCGAGAAAGGGAGGGGATGGCGCAGCCCGTCCCCCCACCATCCACCACCGATGTGCACCGACGGGAGGCGTGGGAGGCCGCGGCAGGCGCCGTCGCCCCCttcctccgaccgccgccgcccagccATCACACATGGGCAGGGGGTCTACCGCCGCAGCGCCGAGGGGATCCCCCAGCCGTCGTCCTCGCCACGTCAAGAgggaagcccgccgccgccgccacgccccgcggcctttgcccggcggcgccgccggcggcggcggcgggaggcggctagggtttctggggGGTGCGGGAGGCGGCTAGTAGTAGATCACTTAATTTGCCACTACGCACCAACAGTCCAATACCATCAGTGGATGTGTGTAACTCTATGCCACTGTGTGCATTCTTTATCATCTGGGCAGTCTAATGAAGGTACTCGCAGGACACAGGTCAGGGGACTTGATTGTTGTACCAGACTACATGTATAATTCTAAAATTTTAACTGTCTATGGCATGGGGGTTAGGTTTCTAACTTCTAATTTAAAATGCTGAATCATGTTATCTGGCGATCTATTTGTAGGTCACAATGTTTAATGAGTAAGCAACATTTTAGGACCTGTTCTGCAATTATAACCTAAGAGGAGATATCAGGTTCTGAATTTCAAACTGGCATAAGAAAGCTGATTGCAGAGTGATGATAACGCTTAGCTATTCATTACCTTCACTGATGGCGGTTGACATAGGAAATACCACAAACATTTCAGTTTGCTCTGCTCTCTTAAGATTACTGAGGCAATCTCTGTAAAGTGGGATTGGTGATCGGCAAATTGCTGAAAATTATGCACATATCAACATAAAAAAAGCTTACTCTTGTTTAAATCAATCGCAATATATCTTCCTCAGGCCATACAAATTACAACAATAGTAGATGAGAACATATCTGCTGCACCCGTCCATGTGCTCCAGGCCTGAAACGCCCACTAGAAGCTGTGAAAGCATCTAATACCTCTGTTCCATAGTATAGTATTGGCAAAATAAATTAGTTCGCCAAAACATACTATATTATGAAACAGAAGTAGTACTTCTTATGTTATAGACAAAAATATACATCTGCCACGTCGATAGTGAGAACGTATCCTATTCATCCAAGATCTCATGCATTTGGTGCACCCATGCTAAATGTTGTCAAATATTCTAAACTTACAACACAATAAGAGAAACTAACTAGCTAAAGGTATATCCTCCAAGaaaattgggatggacaaatataAAACATCACAGCCCTTACTTAAAGTTCACATTTTGCATCATCTATGTATATACACCATTTTGTTAATAATACAAAAAAGGAAATCTTTGATCCAGAAACTCTACTTTGCCCAATTTAAGATTTGGTATGGCGATACATGGATACTCTATTTCCAAAAGCAAGG encodes:
- the LOC124652268 gene encoding protein GL2-INTERACTING REPRESSOR 2-like, with product MNRGNGNGNGGARLELQLNLSPPVMMEVDGHDDSGSSSPSSCVSSDGSPGSKSPMVIGACTRCLMYCMVAKKDFPTCINCKQPCLVDLLQQGAGGGGGAGASADGEKKRGRRK